Proteins from a single region of Amblyomma americanum isolate KBUSLIRL-KWMA chromosome 10, ASM5285725v1, whole genome shotgun sequence:
- the LOC144107366 gene encoding uncharacterized protein LOC144107366, translating into MQVSKSYTLFAKRSSNYILVQFPSPQCCVAIAAECVTVVHSLLLSGDIETNPGPNDSSAVLAELKKLTAGQTQLIAEVQGLKSQLTTTDKTITDLSNRMADLETHYQALLPLRNDIEKMQADTSNVARIIQELETRIEDAENRSRRNNLIFYGIPDTTDSETWAESEKLIIDVCRNNLQITVEPHEIERAHRLGRHSQDKNRPIIVKFTSSKTKESLLSNGRNLKDMLYSVGEDFSHAVRHARKQLVAFAKARSAKFSLQFKTLHIGLNRYIFDTSSNTVKQLA; encoded by the coding sequence atgcagGTTAGTAAATCATATACCTTATTTGCCAAAAGATCAAGCAATTATATTCTGGTGCAGTTCCCGAGCCCACAGTGCTGTGTTGCCATTGCCGCCGAGTGTGTCACTGTTGTTCATTCTTTGCTATTATCAGGAGATATCGAAACTAACCCTGGTCCTAACGACAGCAGTGCAGTACTCGCGGAACTCAAGAAACTTACCGCAGGCCAAACCCAACTAATAGCCGAAGTACAAGGTCTGAAATCCCAGCTCACTACTACGGATAAAACCATAACTGATTTAAGCAATCGTATGGCCGACCTGGAAACACACTACCAAGCACTACTTCCCCTTCGAAACGACATTGAAAAGATGCAGGCTGACACAAGCAACGTGGCGCGTATAATCCAGGAACTAGAAACCCGCATAGAGGACGCTGAAAACAGGTCACGCCGTAACAATCTCATCTTCTATGGTATCCCTGACACTACTGATAGCGAAACGTGGGCAGAATCTGAAAAACTAATCATTGATGTTTGCCGTAATAACCTTCAAATAACTGTAGAACCTCACGAAATAGAAAGAGCTCATCGCCTCGGTCGTCACTCACAAGATAAAAATCGTCCCATAATCGTGAAATTCACAAGTAGCAAAACTAAAGAATCCCTCCTATCAAATGGGCGAAATCTGAAAGACATGCTTTATAGTGTTggagaggacttctcgcatgccgtTCGTCACGCGCGAAAACAACTTGTTGCATTTGCTAAAGCCAggtctgccaaattttccttgcaATTTAAAACACTTCACATCGGCTTGAACCGTTATATTTTTGACACTTCATCTAACACCGTCAAGCAACTCGCGTAG